The following are encoded together in the Parambassis ranga chromosome 20, fParRan2.1, whole genome shotgun sequence genome:
- the gpr141 gene encoding probable G-protein coupled receptor 141 — protein sequence MDSTVAMSTLSPTTSSMMTVTTVKPQNDTEYHTLLLIVYSVVLLAGTISLSLMIHIMKSSTFSTTSIAVLNLIFAHFIFLLTVPFRIYYYATHRWSLGQGWCKMVSSMIHIHMYMSFIFYVIILITRLLTFYNKTGRVASFQRIHAFLVSAVVWIVLLVVVPCIIHFKYGKDHEEANNTSTLCFKFAKNIESAEEFNYIASTLIIFVAITLTALQAKVLWVLYRKHHQGCISQQDFGAQLKSLCFALIMVICLVPYHIFRLYYVSHIDLQGINEVFLSLTTFNCLDMLTFLGRRTCNFCFPGRGA from the coding sequence ATGGATTCTACAGTTGCAATGAGCACACTATCCCCAACTACCAGTTCCATGATGACTGTGACGACTGTAAAGCCACAGAATGACACCGAGTACCACACACTCCTGCTCATCGTCTACTCTGTGGTTCTCCTCGCCGGTACCATTAGCCTGAGCCTGATGATACACATCATGAAATCCAGCACATTTTCCACCACCTCCATCGCTGTGCTGAACCTGATCTTTGCTCACTTCATCTTCCTTCTCACAGTGCCCTTCAGAATTTATTATTATGCCACTCATAGGTGGAGTCTGGGACAAGGATGGTGTAAAATGGTCAGCAGCATGATCCACATCCATATGTACATGTCTTTTATCTTCTATGTGATCATCCTCATCACCCGCCTGTTAACATTCTACAACAAAACTGGGCGGGTGGCCTCCTTCCAGAGGATTCATGCATTTCTtgtcagtgctgtggtgtggaTTGTTTTGCTTGTCGTGGTCCCTTGCATAATTCATTTCAAATACGGGAAAGACCATGAAGAAGCCAACAACACCTCAACACTCTGCTTCAAATTTGCAAAAAACATAGAGTCTGCCGAGGAGTTTAACTACATCGCCAGCACGTTGATTATTTTCGTGGCCATCACGCTGACAGCTCTCCAAGCTAAAGTCCTGTGGGTTTTATACAGGAAGCATCACCAGGGATGCATCTCCCAGCAGGACTTTGGAGCTCAGTTGAAGAGCTTGTGCTTTGCACTTATCATGGTGATCTGCTTAGTTCCTTATCACATTTTCAGGCTGTATTATGTGAGCCATATTGATCTGCAGGGCATCAACGAGGTCTTCCTGAGTCTGACGACTTTTAATTGTTTGGACATGCTCACTTTTTTGGGGAGGAGAACCTGTAATTTTTGCTTCCCGGGTAGGGGTGCTTAA